One stretch of Arachis duranensis cultivar V14167 chromosome 1, aradu.V14167.gnm2.J7QH, whole genome shotgun sequence DNA includes these proteins:
- the LOC107486466 gene encoding uncharacterized protein LOC107486466, translating to MGGEVIHLYYKIMISILRDDVKYDSFVIGNDEDLQVLFHYHRQFSEVRTLSYWPSLWIWSLVQEVLTGILSLQPWQPALVRGLLGGAPNGVEDVFQDEDGDDVEPAAIADDSDDELAMSTPTGGGGATISGTLQFGARFTQVTRRQAEFQVVQQFQDKKEVVLSVKTYSIRCGIEYKVLESDYRKYHGKCKKFGNSDHRRLDYQVISAFILPMIRADVTVSIKRVWMAKQKVVVQIYEDWEKSYNELLRWVLGVQMTMLDSFAVLRTSPVRLDGQVDKSHAYFHHLFWTFPLCIKAFRRCKPLVSVNGTHLYDKYGGTLLVAIAQDGNSNIIHDAFALLECENAELRSLIHENLMYFSWVFLR from the exons ATGGGTGGAGAAGTTATTCACTTATACTACAAAATTATGATTTCTATTTTGCGGGATGATGTGAAGTACGATTCATTCGTCATAGGCAACGATGAAGATTTGCAAGTTCTGTTCCATTATCATCGACAATTTTCGGAGGTGAGGACCCTGAGCTATTGGCCAAGCTTATGGATATGGTCTCTAGTTCAGGAGGTTCTAACCGGAATCCTCAGTCTTCAGCCATGGCAACCTGCTCTAGTTCGAGGCCTGTTG GGTGGAGCACCGAATGGTGTGGAAGATGTATTTCAGGATGAGGATGGTGATGATGTGGAGCCCGCCGCCATTGCCGATGATAGCGATGATGAGCTAGCAATGAGTACTCCAACTGGGGGTGGTGGAGCAACTATTTCAGGAACTCTGCA ATTTGGGGCCAGATTCACACAGGTTACAAGAAGACAAGCTGAGTTCCAAGTTGTTCAGCAGTTTCAGGATAAAAAGGAGGTCGTGTTGAGCGTGAAAACTTATAGCATTCGATGTGGAATTGAGTATAAAGTTTTGGAATCCGATTATCGCAAGTACCATGGGAAGTGTAAGAAATTCGGCAACAG TGATCACAGGAGGCTTGATTACCAAGTGATCTCGGCCTTCATACTGCCTATGATTAGAGCCGATGTTACCGTGTCGATCAAG AGGGTTTGGATGGCTAAGCAGAAGGTCGTGGTTCAGATTTATGAAGACTGGGAAAAGTCATATAATGAGTTGCTACGATGGGTGCTAGGTGTGCAAATGACGATGCTGGATAGTTTTGCGGTGTTAAGAACAAGTCCTGTGCGACTGGATGGCCAAGTCGATAAGTCACATGCTTATTTCCACCATCTTTTTTGGACATTTCCACTGTGTATCAAGGCCTTCCGACGTTGCAAGCCTCTGGTTAGTGTCAACGGAACCCACTTGTACGACAAATATGGTGGTACACTACTGGTTGCAATAGCTCAGGACGGCAATTCAAATATTATCCATGATGCATTCGCCCTTTTGGAGTGTGAGAATGCAGAGTTGAGGTCATTGATTCATGAGAATCTTATGTACTTTTCTTGGGTGTTTCTTAGGTGA